In Amia ocellicauda isolate fAmiCal2 chromosome 7, fAmiCal2.hap1, whole genome shotgun sequence, one genomic interval encodes:
- the asic1b gene encoding acid-sensing ion channel 1B isoform X2, giving the protein MCQSSALTKSRPGSLIEAGQLFLKHTTFHGLRHVFLLGSYPRRLAWLLAFLAALALLFTWSSNRVRYFLSSPVHTKVHMVYAKRLVFPAVTICNQNIILPRRMEKPDIFSAGRWLGLLGRNLQVSAGAREALSTQGASDPRWSPLSRILDFSHFLPPPRDAQPTMKQLLDRLGHQLEEMLLYCRFQGQLCGPRNFSTIFTRYGKCYTFNSGQDGRPLLVTMKGGTGNGLEIMLDIQQDEYLPVWGETDETSFEAGIKVQIHSQDEPPFIDQLGFGVAPGFQTFVSCQEQRLVYLPPPWGDCKATPMDSDFFDTYSITACRIDCETRYLVENCNCRMVHMPGDAPYCTPEQYKECADPALDFLVEKDNNYCVCETPCNMTRYGKELSFVKIPSKASAKYLAKKFNKSEQYIAENILVLDIFFEALNYETIEQKKAYEVAGLLGDIGGQMGLFIGASILTILELFDYLYEVIKYRVCRCTRKKHKRSNNNDQGVVLSLEDVKRHAPCESLRPPSTYPGNMLPHHPGRGNFEDFTC; this is encoded by the exons ATGTGCCAGTCCAGCGCTTTGACTAAAAGCAGACCGGGTTCTCTGATCGAAGCGGGACAGCTGTTCCTCAAACACACCACTTTCCACGGGCTGCGGCACGTCTTTCTCCTCGGCTCGTACCCGCGACGCCTGGCTTGGTTGCTGGCTTTCCTGGCGGCGCTGGCGCTGCTCTTCACTTGGTCCTCCAATCGCGTCCGCTACTTCCTGTCCTCGCCAGTCCACACCAAGGTCCACATGGTGTACGCCAAGCGCCTGGTGTTCCCGGCCGTCACCATCTGCAACCAGAACATCATCCTGCCCCGGCGCATGGAGAAGCCGGACATTTTCAGCGCGGGCCGGTGGCTGGGTCTCCTGGGGAGGAACCTGCAGGTGTCGGCCGGGGCGCGGGAAGCCCTCTCCACGCAGGGCGCCTCCGACCCCCGCTGGTCCCCGCTGTCCCGCATCCTGGATTTCAGCCACTTTCTGCCCCCGCCGCGGGACGCGCAGCCCACCATGAAGCAGCTCCTGGACCGGTTGGGCCACCAGCTGGAGGAAATGTTGCTCTACTGCCGTTTCCAGGGGCAGCTGTGCGGCCCTCGCAATTTCAGCACC ATCTTCACCCGCTATGGCAAATGCTACACCTTCAACTCGGGCCAGGATGGTCGCCCCCTACTGGTGACCATGAAGGGTGGCACTGGGAACGGGCTGGAGATTATGCTGGACATCCAACAGGATGAGTACCTCCCAGTGTGGGGAGAGACCG ACGAGACGTCGTTCGAAGCCGGGATCAAAGTACAGATCCACAGCCAGGACGAGCCGCCCTTCATCGACCAGCTGGGGTTCGGGGTGGCACCAGGATTCCAGACCTTTGTGTCCTGCCAGGAACAGCGG CTGGTGTACCTGCCGCCCCCCTGGGGAGACTGCAAGGCCACGCCCATGGACTCGGATTTCTTTGATACCTACAGCATCACGGCCTGTCGCATCGACTGCGAGACGCGTTACCTGGTGGAGAACTGCAACTGCCGCATGGTGCACATGCCAG GGGATGCACCTTACTGTACCCCAGAGCAGTACAAGGAGTGCGCGGACCCAGCTCTTG ATTTCCTGGTAGAGAAGGACAACAATTACTGCGTGTGCGAAACGCCGTGTAACATGACCCGCTATGGAAAAGAGCTGTCCTTCGTCAAGATCCCCAGCAAGGCTTCGGCCAAGTACCTGGCCAAGAAGTTCAACAAGTCCGAACAGTACATCGC CGAGAACATCCTGGTGCTGGACATCTTCTTTGAAGCTCTGAACTACGAGACCATTGAGCAGAAGAAAGCCTACGAGGTGGCCGGACTGCTGG GTGATATAGGGGGTCAGATGGGCTTGTTTATCGGAGCTAGCATCCTGACCATTCTGGAGCTCTTTGACTATCTGTATGAG GTGATAAAGTATAGGGTGTGCCGGTGTACACggaaaaaacacaaacgcaGCAACAACAACGACCAAGGCGTGGTGCTGAGTCTGGAGGACGTGAAGCGTCAC GCCCCCTGTGAGAGTCTCCGCCCCCCTTCCACGTATCCTGGCAACATGCTACCTCATCACCCAGGGCGGGGCAACTTTGAGGACTTCACCTGCTGA